A DNA window from Providencia huaxiensis contains the following coding sequences:
- a CDS encoding YadA C-terminal domain-containing protein, whose translation MEKKALARHLVAILLSGLSYNAAANTSFSKPAPTLSDINAYDIKNNVKSIVGINERINNIDNQISLMDSSFNNSINRLKKNNNNRLKSETTNIRNELANLRDTVDNSILDYYNVNAEKIQSNTDLINDQVTSINKDREKKHHAFDSKLKEVELYVQGALIGVNAADQVTEQLNTNIQDLDRKVVGNTSSIKTLKSDAAKTQKANELKFTKLENKFDHGVSQLDSKIDKRAQEANAGIASVAAMSNIPYATNTRFSAGVGVGNYKNGSAIAAGAQYQLKENINLRSSVSWNNSDAAVIGAGVAFGW comes from the coding sequence ATGGAAAAGAAAGCATTAGCTCGTCACTTAGTGGCTATATTACTCAGCGGTTTATCTTATAATGCAGCAGCCAACACTTCATTTTCAAAGCCCGCACCAACATTAAGTGATATCAACGCATATGACATCAAAAACAACGTTAAAAGCATTGTTGGTATTAATGAAAGAATCAATAATATTGATAACCAAATAAGCCTGATGGACTCAAGTTTTAATAATAGCATTAATAGATTAAAGAAAAATAATAACAATAGGCTTAAATCAGAAACTACGAATATACGAAACGAGTTAGCAAATTTACGAGATACCGTAGATAATTCTATACTTGATTATTACAATGTAAACGCTGAAAAAATACAAAGTAACACTGATTTAATTAATGACCAAGTTACCTCAATAAACAAAGATAGAGAAAAAAAACACCATGCATTTGACTCAAAATTAAAAGAAGTCGAATTATATGTGCAAGGTGCATTAATTGGTGTAAATGCAGCCGACCAAGTCACTGAACAATTAAATACTAACATTCAGGATCTCGATAGAAAAGTCGTTGGAAATACCTCGTCAATCAAGACCCTAAAAAGTGATGCCGCAAAAACGCAAAAAGCGAACGAACTTAAATTCACAAAGTTAGAAAATAAATTTGACCATGGAGTCAGCCAGCTTGATAGCAAAATAGATAAGCGTGCCCAAGAAGCAAATGCGGGTATTGCATCCGTTGCAGCAATGAGCAATATCCCTTACGCAACAAATACCCGCTTTAGTGCCGGGGTTGGCGTGGGGAATTACAAAAATGGCTCAGCGATCGCTGCCGGGGCTCAATATCAACTAAAAGAAAATATCAACTTACGTAGTTCTGTTTCTTGGAATAATTCAGATGCTGCCGTTATCGGAGCGGGTGTCGCCTTCGGTTGGTAA
- the def gene encoding peptide deformylase: MAVREIIEIPDERLRIKCSPVTDFAAVQTLIDDLLDTMYSTDNGIGLAATQIAETKSIMVIDISENRDEPMVFVNPEIVESEGETSYQEGCLSVPEIYADVERFLRVKVKAFDRHGKAFEVDSDEFLAIVMQHEIDHLHGKVFLDHLSPLKRNMLLKKLKKQQRLKQQQ, encoded by the coding sequence ATGGCAGTAAGAGAAATTATTGAAATTCCAGATGAACGACTGCGCATTAAATGCAGCCCAGTGACAGATTTCGCTGCAGTACAAACCTTAATCGACGATTTGTTAGATACCATGTACAGCACCGATAACGGCATTGGCCTCGCTGCTACGCAAATTGCTGAAACTAAATCCATTATGGTGATTGATATTTCAGAAAACCGTGATGAGCCGATGGTATTTGTTAACCCTGAGATTGTCGAAAGTGAAGGGGAAACCAGTTACCAAGAAGGGTGCTTGTCAGTGCCGGAGATCTACGCGGATGTAGAGCGTTTCCTGCGCGTTAAAGTGAAAGCGTTCGATAGGCACGGTAAAGCGTTTGAAGTGGATAGCGACGAGTTCTTAGCGATTGTCATGCAACATGAAATCGACCACCTACACGGTAAAGTGTTTCTTGACCATTTGTCTCCATTAAAACGCAATATGCTGTTGAAAAAACTGAAAAAGCAGCAACGTTTAAAACAGCAACAGTAG
- the fliT gene encoding flagellar protein FliT → MKDNQVDNKNPIDLQEIYRNVLVLSENLVALAQSGEWETLVSRETEYVLAVENLTELTQAFEQQQPITEEFIQLLHKIIENERVTKEYLQQHLNFLSKEIKQLDQKRVLNNSYGQFDEPDTPLVVRPME, encoded by the coding sequence ATGAAAGATAATCAGGTGGACAATAAAAATCCTATCGATTTACAAGAAATATACCGTAATGTCTTAGTATTAAGTGAAAATTTAGTTGCCTTAGCGCAATCCGGGGAATGGGAGACGTTGGTCTCCCGAGAGACAGAATATGTCCTTGCGGTGGAAAACCTCACCGAGTTAACGCAAGCGTTCGAACAACAGCAGCCCATCACTGAAGAGTTTATTCAGTTACTGCATAAAATTATCGAAAATGAACGTGTTACTAAAGAATATTTACAACAGCATTTAAACTTTTTAAGCAAAGAAATTAAGCAATTAGACCAAAAACGGGTACTCAATAATAGCTATGGCCAATTTGATGAGCCAGACACCCCGTTAGTCGTTCGTCCCATGGAATGA
- the fliS gene encoding flagellar export chaperone FliS, producing MYQRHAQQAYQQVDLESEITNATPYQLIQILFKGALSALKRGEIFMQQGKVAEKGKEISKAIDIIDTGLKQSLNYEAGGELAENLASLYEYMTMQLLRANLENNVAYVQEVYQLLSDIASAWQQIGANVDER from the coding sequence ATGTATCAACGACACGCACAGCAAGCCTATCAGCAGGTCGATTTGGAGAGTGAAATCACCAACGCGACCCCATACCAACTGATCCAAATCCTGTTTAAAGGGGCGCTAAGTGCCCTAAAACGCGGGGAAATTTTTATGCAGCAGGGTAAGGTGGCGGAAAAAGGTAAAGAAATCTCAAAAGCTATCGACATCATTGACACAGGGTTAAAGCAGTCGTTAAATTATGAAGCTGGCGGCGAACTTGCAGAAAATTTAGCAAGTTTGTATGAGTACATGACAATGCAGTTACTTCGCGCCAACCTCGAAAACAACGTGGCTTATGTCCAAGAAGTTTACCAGTTACTCTCCGATATCGCCTCTGCGTGGCAACAAATCGGTGCAAATGTGGATGAAAGATAA
- the fliD gene encoding flagellar filament capping protein FliD, which produces MAGISTLGIGSNLDLNVQMDQLEAMERRRLEPLTTQKASYDAQISAFGKMQSSLEKLKKAAEDLKKYGDISTTKVNGEYKAFDVKTDGKAVAGVHDVLVTQLAKAQTIATKGTPNNSNKELLGNGAPERTITITQPSQKEDKDKIVIKLDNEHTSLIEIADAINKTDKGVSASVIKDKDNIYHLVVTSKKEGSENRISINVEGDDKLAAILNVESVIDDKGVVTLNTDADNGMVQKVAPQTALLEIDGFKLESQTNEAKDLFPGLTLTLKKESEDGKADHLIVSEDIEPAKGKIKAWVDAYNEFQTLAKELTKYTPTEKGTAPDKTNGPLIGDSTLRMIQSTLRTQVRAPQASGDIDTLSKMGIKQKLDGTLEIDNKVLDKVLKENPSSVKVFFAGDGKETGFGTENFNYLKDTLDSKEGTLHNATDGIQKKKKSLDKRIEQTNKQIENTMDLHRRQFQNLDKMMTSLNSTSNSLGRLLG; this is translated from the coding sequence ATGGCAGGAATATCCACACTCGGTATCGGGTCAAACTTAGATTTAAACGTCCAAATGGACCAGTTAGAAGCGATGGAGCGCCGTCGTTTAGAGCCATTAACCACCCAAAAAGCCAGTTATGATGCGCAAATTAGCGCCTTTGGCAAAATGCAATCGTCCTTAGAAAAACTCAAAAAAGCCGCAGAAGACTTAAAAAAATATGGTGATATCAGTACCACTAAAGTCAATGGTGAATATAAGGCCTTTGATGTAAAAACTGACGGCAAAGCGGTCGCGGGTGTGCATGATGTGTTAGTCACTCAGTTAGCAAAAGCGCAAACAATCGCTACCAAAGGCACGCCAAACAATAGCAACAAAGAATTACTGGGCAATGGTGCCCCTGAGCGAACCATTACTATCACCCAACCGTCACAAAAAGAAGATAAAGATAAAATCGTTATCAAACTGGATAACGAGCACACTTCACTGATTGAAATTGCCGATGCCATCAATAAAACCGATAAAGGCGTTTCCGCATCGGTCATCAAAGATAAAGACAATATCTATCACCTTGTCGTTACCTCTAAAAAAGAAGGTAGTGAAAACCGTATTAGTATCAATGTGGAAGGCGATGACAAACTGGCTGCTATTCTTAATGTTGAGTCAGTTATTGATGATAAAGGTGTGGTTACCTTAAATACCGATGCAGATAATGGTATGGTGCAAAAAGTAGCCCCACAAACCGCCTTACTGGAAATCGATGGTTTCAAATTAGAGTCACAAACCAATGAAGCCAAAGACCTGTTTCCCGGTTTAACCTTAACGCTGAAAAAAGAAAGCGAAGACGGTAAAGCCGACCACCTAATCGTTTCTGAAGATATCGAACCCGCCAAAGGTAAAATTAAAGCGTGGGTGGATGCCTATAACGAATTCCAAACATTAGCCAAAGAACTCACCAAATACACGCCAACGGAAAAAGGCACTGCGCCAGATAAAACCAATGGTCCACTGATTGGTGATTCCACTTTACGCATGATCCAGAGCACCCTGCGCACGCAAGTTCGGGCTCCTCAAGCAAGTGGGGACATCGACACTCTGAGCAAAATGGGGATTAAGCAAAAACTGGATGGCACCTTAGAAATTGATAATAAAGTGCTGGATAAAGTACTCAAAGAAAATCCATCGAGCGTCAAAGTATTTTTTGCTGGTGACGGTAAAGAAACCGGTTTTGGTACTGAAAACTTTAACTACTTGAAAGACACCTTGGACAGCAAAGAAGGCACCCTGCACAACGCCACCGATGGTATCCAAAAGAAAAAGAAAAGCTTAGACAAACGTATTGAGCAGACCAATAAACAGATCGAAAACACCATGGATTTACACCGCCGTCAGTTCCAAAACTTGGACAAAATGATGACGTCACTGAACAGCACCAGTAATTCATTAGGCCGGTTATTAGGCTAA
- a CDS encoding FliC/FljB family flagellin: MAQVINTNILSLTTQNNLNRSQGVLGTAIERLSSGSRINSAKDDAAGQAIANRFTANVKGLTQAARNANDGISIAQTAEGAVNEINDNLQRIRELTVQAKNGSNSESDTKSIQEEVDQRLAEINRISEQTQFNGVKVLSQDTKMAVQVGANDGEKIDIELKKIDRETLGLEKFDLNFTGYGKAATSVSVKITGKDETQELDTTAIDAKVAAGTIKSYEVLESIDANGKVDPTKLVVKTTDDKGVVAYNEAAVTAGATGAKAKIDVGTTKVDPVAGDKANAKPLEALDKALSTVDGLRSSLGAIQNRLQSTINNLNNSVNNLSAARSRIEDADFATEVSNMSRGQILQQAGTAVLAQANQVPQGVLSLLR; the protein is encoded by the coding sequence ATGGCACAAGTTATCAATACTAACATTTTGTCTCTGACCACTCAGAACAACTTAAACCGTTCACAAGGCGTTTTAGGTACGGCGATTGAGCGTTTATCTTCTGGTTCACGTATCAACAGCGCAAAAGACGATGCGGCAGGCCAAGCGATTGCTAACCGTTTTACGGCTAACGTTAAAGGTTTAACCCAAGCAGCACGTAATGCTAACGACGGTATTTCTATCGCACAAACTGCGGAAGGTGCAGTTAACGAAATCAACGATAACTTACAACGTATTCGTGAATTAACGGTTCAAGCGAAAAATGGTTCTAACTCTGAATCAGATACAAAATCAATTCAAGAAGAAGTGGATCAACGTTTAGCTGAAATTAATCGTATTTCAGAACAAACACAATTTAATGGAGTTAAAGTTCTTAGCCAAGATACTAAAATGGCAGTACAAGTAGGAGCTAATGACGGTGAAAAAATTGACATCGAATTAAAGAAAATTGACCGTGAAACTTTAGGTTTAGAAAAATTTGACCTGAACTTTACTGGTTATGGTAAGGCTGCTACTAGTGTTAGTGTCAAAATAACAGGCAAAGATGAAACTCAAGAATTAGATACTACGGCTATAGATGCGAAAGTAGCAGCTGGCACTATTAAGTCCTATGAAGTTTTAGAGTCTATTGACGCAAATGGAAAGGTTGATCCAACTAAGTTAGTTGTAAAAACAACAGATGACAAAGGTGTCGTTGCCTATAACGAGGCTGCAGTTACCGCTGGTGCTACTGGCGCAAAAGCAAAAATTGATGTAGGGACTACAAAAGTTGACCCTGTTGCAGGTGATAAAGCGAATGCGAAACCACTTGAAGCTTTAGATAAAGCATTATCAACAGTTGACGGCCTGCGCTCTTCTTTAGGTGCGATTCAAAACCGTCTTCAATCAACTATCAACAACCTGAACAACTCTGTTAACAACCTGAGCGCAGCACGCAGCCGTATCGAAGATGCTGACTTCGCAACAGAAGTTTCTAACATGAGCCGTGGTCAGATCCTGCAACAAGCAGGTACTGCTGTATTAGCGCAAGCTAACCAAGTTCCACAAGGTGTTTTAAGCCTGTTACGTTAA
- a CDS encoding MFS transporter, producing MTYKIYFFYFFFLFPMWISKTLQPIYWEQQAQLKLFSISYVMMAVAGACSLLYAKGLSRFGTKTGLIVGFLLYGCGLVLRAYPTGMAIAVTSGLMAGMGASIIAIALKSLIFNIDKQEQNKVLLHTDNLSTVAQSLGAFIAGGLVTILSIIDQSPYRSALLISGGMVLIAIIAIPSLKIPLNKTPLAKNPPQKTTSFFPFFSKADLILFIAFIISGASWALILPIIPVYLKNMHFSDTNVGLVLSLGVITGLVLKNLFMFIFSDKDKPISLLVFSGLCMLMLYGMFWSIKFSSPIVFAISVIAMYMFRTVCSLLINLVEMEIARKGNAEHIFGLIQTAFLTGDIFGAIALPYAYESGFLVNTPLAIIIFILLSNILIYSCVKINTKIHADFN from the coding sequence ATGACATACAAAATATATTTCTTTTATTTTTTCTTTCTTTTCCCGATGTGGATATCCAAAACACTACAACCCATCTATTGGGAACAGCAAGCGCAATTGAAGTTATTTTCAATTTCATACGTAATGATGGCGGTTGCGGGGGCGTGCTCACTACTTTATGCCAAAGGGCTATCCCGATTTGGTACTAAGACTGGTTTAATTGTGGGCTTTTTACTGTATGGATGTGGCCTTGTTCTTAGAGCCTATCCCACAGGGATGGCTATCGCCGTGACTTCAGGTTTGATGGCAGGGATGGGTGCGAGTATTATCGCTATTGCGCTAAAATCACTGATTTTTAATATTGATAAACAGGAACAAAATAAAGTCCTGCTGCACACTGATAATTTAAGCACAGTAGCACAAAGCCTTGGGGCTTTTATTGCTGGGGGGCTAGTCACAATTTTATCGATTATAGATCAATCCCCCTATCGTTCGGCTTTGTTAATTAGTGGAGGTATGGTACTAATCGCCATAATTGCCATCCCGTCATTAAAAATACCACTGAATAAAACACCATTAGCTAAGAATCCCCCCCAAAAAACCACTTCATTTTTCCCTTTTTTCAGTAAAGCAGATTTAATTTTATTTATTGCATTTATTATCAGTGGCGCCAGTTGGGCACTGATCTTACCCATTATTCCGGTGTATTTAAAAAACATGCACTTTTCAGATACAAATGTTGGCCTAGTGCTATCATTAGGTGTGATCACCGGGCTAGTACTCAAGAACCTTTTTATGTTTATTTTTTCTGACAAAGATAAACCTATCTCATTACTCGTTTTTTCTGGTTTATGTATGCTGATGCTCTATGGTATGTTTTGGTCAATAAAATTTAGTTCCCCGATTGTTTTCGCCATCTCGGTTATTGCCATGTATATGTTTAGAACCGTTTGCTCACTATTAATTAATTTGGTTGAGATGGAGATCGCCCGCAAAGGAAATGCCGAGCATATTTTTGGTTTAATACAAACCGCATTTTTGACAGGGGATATCTTTGGTGCAATTGCCCTACCCTATGCTTATGAGTCTGGTTTTCTGGTCAACACCCCTCTCGCTATTATTATTTTTATTCTGTTATCAAATATATTAATTTACAGCTGTGTCAAAATTAACACTAAAATACATGCAGACTTTAACTGA